One Candidatus Atelocyanobacterium thalassa isolate ALOHA genomic window, TGTTATTTCTTGTGATGCATTAGTAACAGAAAAAGCAGTATAAATACTACGGGAAACATGTCCCTCTGGATATTCTAACTCTGCTTCTGCTAAAGCAGTTTGTGAGCTTGGACTCCAATGAACAGGTTTAAGGCCTCGATAAATATATCCTTTGTTAAACATATTCCAAAACACACCAATCTGTGCAGCTTCATATTCAGGAAGCATTGTTAAGTAAGGATTGTGCCAATCTCCCCACACTCCTAATCTTTGAAAACTTTTAGCTTGTTCTTGTTGGGTTTTAAGTGCAAAATCACGAGCTTTATATCTTAATTGAAGGGGATTTAAATTTTGTCTTTCTTTTGAACTAATACTTTGTAAGACTTTTAATTCAATTGGAAGCCCATGGCAATCCCAGCCAGGAATATAGCTTATCTTATGTCCTTGCAATAATTTATATTTGTTGATAAAGTCTTTTAAAATTTTATTTAATGCATGTCCCATATGAAGAGAACCATTAGCATAAGGAGGTCCATCATGAAGGATAAATAACTCTTCTGGATTTTCTTCAGATAGTTTTTTATAAACTTTATTCTTTATCCAAAATTCTTGTAATTCTGGTTCTTTTGAAACAGAATTAGCACGCATATTAAAATCAGTCTGAGGTAAATTTACTGTATTCTTATAATTTTTTTGTTCTGTCACAATATTAATTAGGGTATTTGTATCGGTTTACACTTTATCTTGATTATTAAATCGATAGTTAAAAATTAAATTTAAAATTCTAAATTAGGTAAACTATCTATTAAAACTACTGACTGAAAAGAACATCCTAATTGATATTGAGTATAATCTCTTAAAAGATGTTCAATTTTTTGCCAAGGAACAATAAAGTCTTGACTAAGAACATTTGATGGTAAGAGTTTTCCCGCATGCGGTAAATAAGATTGATTTAGGTTTTGTAATAAAACTAAATCTGTAGCCTGTAATTTGTAGTTAATTAATGGTACGGAGAAGACTGTCAATGCTTTATTTGTATAGGCTAGAGAATTTAAATTAATCAACCCTCCCATTTCATGGCTGAAACCTACTTGCCAATCAGGATTTTTAAAATTTGGAGTTAATTTCTCTTGTGTGAGACAACATTGATAAATCTGTGGACCAATTCCTGTAACTATTAAAAAATGAAATATGGCTTGAGCCAAATATCCATATAAATTTTCTGCAAGAGACATTTTTTCTAATCGTCGCAGATGTTCATTAAGGAGTTCATAAAGTTCTTCTTGAGGTTGCTCGTCAATAGATAATTTTAATATTAACTCACTTAGGTATTGTGCCGCTGCAAGTTTAACTAACTCTTTCCTCAAACCAGGATAAAATTGTAAGGTTTCTGCCTGAGCTATTTTGTCTAGAGAATGTCCTTTAATTATGAGGAACTGGTTAACCATAAACAATTCACTTCTTCCACTAAGCGGTGATTTATTTTTTCTAGAACTTGGCGCTATGGCACGAATTAAGCCTTTTTCTGGCGAAAGAATTATTATTAAACGATCAGCTTCTCCCAAAGGCATACTTTTTAGAACAATTCCTGTTGTTTTATAAGCTTGACTCATTGAGGTACAGTAATAAAAGTGTAGTCTAAAATTATAAAATTTAGATGTACGAAGTAAGTTCTGGACTATCAATATTTCTGGAATATTTTTATGTCAAGGGAATCCCCAACATTCCTAATAAAGTGAAATAGAAAAAAGAAAAAACACTCAATATAATTCCAAATATTAGAATTTTAGTTAAATAATTTTTGGGTAACAGTTTAGTCCAACTAAAAAAAGATAAAAATATATTTAATAAAAAACCAATAAAAAAACGAGGATAACATGATATATTTCTTAAGAAATCTTTCATTATTCTAATCTTTTCAAAAGTATTACTACTGGGCATATAATATCGCTAATTCTAACTCATAAATAAATTAAATAATAAAAATTCACAATAATACTTTGTTTCAAGATATTTTAATTAGTTCCCTTTTAAATAAACGATTTTTTTGCTTGAAAACTATTAACTTAGCCTATGTATCACAATTTTATGTGAACTATTTAAAATTAAGATACAACTTAAAATTTCAAAAATAAATATGAATTAAAAGTTAATTTATTTACTTAAATAGCACACCTTGAGATATCGTGAATGTTTTATATCTTATTTAAAATTTTTTTTATCTAAAGAATAAAAAATATTTTTAAATAAGTTTTGTGGAAAAACAGTTTTTCTTCTATAAAACTTGCTATTTAGTAACTAGTTATGAGAAAAAAAATTAATCTTGCTATTGATACATTAATTGTTTTTAATCGTCGACAGAAACAAAAAATAATAATCTTTTTAGTTATTTTCTTAGGAAGTTTATGCACTCAATTTATTTTTTCTTCACTTTTACCTGTATATTCTCATAACAAACCAGCAGAAATAAGAGGTGTTTGGTTGACTAATATAGATAGTGAAGTATTGTTCGATTCAAAAGTGTTAACTGAAAGTATAAATACCCTCTCCGAGCTTAACTTTAATACTCTTTATCCTGCTGTTTGGAATTGGGGTTATACTTTATATCCTTCTGATATTGCTCAGTCTAAAATCGGAGAGAGTTTAGATCCCGAAGAAAAACTTCAAGAAAGAGATGTACTTAGAGAAATAGTAGAACAAGGACATAAAAAAGGTCTTGCTGTTATACCTTGGTTCGAATTCGGATTTATGGCTCCTGCAGATTCTGCATTAGCCCAGCGCAATAAAAATTGGTTAACGCAGAGACAAGATAAAAGCACTATTTGGTTAGAAGGAAAAACTCATAAAAGAGTTTGGTTAAATCCTCTTCACCCGGAAGTTCAGGATTTTATCACTAGTCTATTAGCCGAAATTGTAACTAATTACAATATTGATGGAATACAACTTGATGATCATTTTGGTATTCCTTTCGATTTTGGATATGATGACTTTACTTTAAAATTGTATAAAAAAGAGCATAATGGAAAAGCTCCTCCTCGGACACCCAGTTATTTGAAAATGGGAAGTAATAACTGCATGTCAAATGATCCTGCCTGGATAGAATGGACACAATGGAGAAGGGAAAAAATTACTCAATATATAGAAAAAATTTTTATTACAATAAAAAAAATCAATCCTAATATTATTATTTCTGTTTCTCCTAATCCTCAACCTTTTTCAGCTAATTGCTTTTTACTAGACTGGCAAAGCTGGGAAGAGAAAGGATTGATAGAAGAACTTGTTTTACAGGTATATAGAGAAAATATTATTGATTTTAGAAGAGAGATAAACCGCCCTGAAGTAAGAAGAGCTAGATCTCACATTCCTTTTGGTATAGGTATATTGTCTGG contains:
- the recO gene encoding DNA repair protein RecO, with protein sequence MSQAYKTTGIVLKSMPLGEADRLIIILSPEKGLIRAIAPSSRKNKSPLSGRSELFMVNQFLIIKGHSLDKIAQAETLQFYPGLRKELVKLAAAQYLSELILKLSIDEQPQEELYELLNEHLRRLEKMSLAENLYGYLAQAIFHFLIVTGIGPQIYQCCLTQEKLTPNFKNPDWQVGFSHEMGGLINLNSLAYTNKALTVFSVPLINYKLQATDLVLLQNLNQSYLPHAGKLLPSNVLSQDFIVPWQKIEHLLRDYTQYQLGCSFQSVVLIDSLPNLEF
- a CDS encoding glycoside hydrolase family 10 protein — its product is MRKKINLAIDTLIVFNRRQKQKIIIFLVIFLGSLCTQFIFSSLLPVYSHNKPAEIRGVWLTNIDSEVLFDSKVLTESINTLSELNFNTLYPAVWNWGYTLYPSDIAQSKIGESLDPEEKLQERDVLREIVEQGHKKGLAVIPWFEFGFMAPADSALAQRNKNWLTQRQDKSTIWLEGKTHKRVWLNPLHPEVQDFITSLLAEIVTNYNIDGIQLDDHFGIPFDFGYDDFTLKLYKKEHNGKAPPRTPSYLKMGSNNCMSNDPAWIEWTQWRREKITQYIEKIFITIKKINPNIIISVSPNPQPFSANCFLLDWQSWEEKGLIEELVLQVYRENIIDFRREINRPEVRRARSHIPFGIGILSGLKNRPIPTKRIVEQVQNTRKANLSGVSFFFYESLWNMGPESPAKRQSIFKQIFPTLIDRPSTNN
- a CDS encoding DUF751 family protein produces the protein MPSSNTFEKIRIMKDFLRNISCYPRFFIGFLLNIFLSFFSWTKLLPKNYLTKILIFGIILSVFSFFYFTLLGMLGIPLT